The following DNA comes from Fervidibacillus albus.
CAGACGGAATCTATTTGGATGAGCTTCAATTAATTAGTGAAGACGCAGCGTTAATTGCCTATGAATATACGTTTCTCATCTGCGCGATAATCGCTTTTATTTTCTTAAAAATGAAACGGGTGAAATTCAACGTTTTTACAGAACGGGATAAAGGAATTGCGGCGATCTTAGAGACGGCCGGACAATTTTTCTACGTATTTGCGATGGCAAAAAATGCGATTATTGCCGCACCACTCATTGCTTCTTATAGCATTTTTTCCGTTATTCTCTCTCGAATCTTTTTGAAAGAAAAATTGAGCAAAACCCATTACATCATTATCGCCATCGTTATGATCGGGATCGCGATTCTCGGAATTGCGGATGAACTGTAAAATAGCTATTGTCCACGCGGGGAGTTTCTAATATTAGTAACATATAAAAAAAGGTCGGGCATATCGATTCGCCCAACCTTTTTCCAACTCTTTCTTCGATTCTTCAACAATTTCGATCCATCCATTGTCCATCCTCTAAAAATTATCCGTTCAAAACAAATTTTTCAATCGCCTTTGCTACCCCATCTTCATTATTTGAGGACGTAATAAAATCTGCCACTTTTTTCAACTCAGGGATAGCGTTTCCCATAGCGATTCCACATCCAGCATATTCAATCATACTCACATCATTTCCGTTATCGCCTATTGCCATCACTTCTTCCCGTTTAATTCCGAGTTTTTCTGCCAACTGTTTTACGGCATTTCCTTTACTGACACTTTTATGAAGAATCTCGTAAAAAAATGGCATACTTTTCACGAGGGAATAGTTTTCACGAATCGAATCAGGGATAGCAGCAATCGTTCGATCCAATCTCTCAGGTTCATCAATATACATGATTTTCGGAATGACGATATCTTCTGGAATCTCTGCGATTGTTCGATAATGAAGAGGTACTTTTGTCATACTCGTTTCGAAAATGGTATATTTACTAATGTCTTTATTCGGCGTGTACATCCTTTCTGTATCAAAAAAATGCATTGGTGTATCCAACTCGACACTTAACTCATATAACGTTTTTAAATCACCATAATTTAAAGAACATTGGGAGACGATTTCCTTCGTATACGTATTTTGAACGAGGGCGCCGTTATACGTAATGACAAAATCTTCCTCCCGATTCAATTGAAGCTTTTCAATATATGGTTGAACGCCTCCGATCGGTCGGCCCGTACAAAGAACAACTTTCACACCTTTATTTCTCGCCGCTTGGATGGCATCGAATACTTCCTTTGTCACTTCATGCTCGTCATTGATTAACGTTCCATCGATATCGATCGCAATCAGTTTATACATCTCTACCACTCCTTATCATTCAAACGGTTCTCAACGTGACTAATCCATTAACACTTCTCTATTATAAAGGAAAATCATGATTAGTGTTTCACAATTTTTCAAAATAACTTCCAGCGAACGAGTTCTCCTCT
Coding sequences within:
- the yidA gene encoding sugar-phosphatase — encoded protein: MYKLIAIDIDGTLINDEHEVTKEVFDAIQAARNKGVKVVLCTGRPIGGVQPYIEKLQLNREEDFVITYNGALVQNTYTKEIVSQCSLNYGDLKTLYELSVELDTPMHFFDTERMYTPNKDISKYTIFETSMTKVPLHYRTIAEIPEDIVIPKIMYIDEPERLDRTIAAIPDSIRENYSLVKSMPFFYEILHKSVSKGNAVKQLAEKLGIKREEVMAIGDNGNDVSMIEYAGCGIAMGNAIPELKKVADFITSSNNEDGVAKAIEKFVLNG